One segment of Setaria viridis chromosome 4, Setaria_viridis_v4.0, whole genome shotgun sequence DNA contains the following:
- the LOC117852080 gene encoding uncharacterized protein gives MLGGGGGGGGGAGLGLDLSAVIQAAFVGLVLFSAAVVAVRRAASRYFVVDAAGFAASYDDHHHHHHSLPDYPMSPKGRRQEEGPAAGEVSGSGPCAACGVVTSKKCSRCKRVRYCSQECQTKHWEAGHKSKCKPMNADKLSRGVEANSKKSSGFGRISLVPTSKKIKKGQLLFSYDEFLKLYNWKDFDYIPCGLMNCGNSCFANVVLQCLSCTRPLVAYLLGKDHSRECSTKHEDWCFLCELQFHIQRASESIHPFSPMNILSHLPNIGGNLGYGRQEDAHEFMRFAIDKMQSACLDEYGGEKAVDLSTQETTIIQHIFGGRLQSQVQCTACGMVSNRYDNMMDLTVEIQGDAESLEKCLDQFTAVEWLDGDNKYKCDGCNDYVKARKHLSVHQAPNILTITLKRFQSGRFGKLNKRVTFPMELDLTPYMSSTDGSDLYDLYAVVVHLDMLNASFFGHYICYIKGSRGNWYKIDDCKVMTVDEEEVHAQGAYMLLYSRRTARPRPLATVEEPVKQQQQCKVLPLNGQNHMIPEDATLNCESPLESSVDLLQQDSESNNKSLHKMDIKDQESDLDLHTSIEAEKFVSTEVDLLGSPVSDVLEDTRVPCSPLEASTSLRSVPLSPPVEGGPTTMSSVEFGNSMSEASSVHSFAEQREEPTSCIDSVDYMDVDTEAGTEVERCDEQQPALDGSIRRMDNKTSVPILSNGMAVKPKSTFALGFLDKPSRKRSSFAEEDHVDGNSAGSSRKLNGHCNEYLSGSDQGVLPDSYGNSPSSRSEKCNGDILAKSSNGNYCTVNSDTRSSNSSLHADRRDVPLVSHGFEPRSYSEPSSINKNCSSTSSGKPSKASQGDLSFLPRGFLARPPSRGNSVKVDDRLPFGNGTSSSFENGNSKPSNNIRESVILGTSSDHVMVQKSNGAAVVPDHVEERCSDCTINGSLFQVRAATDHLDENSHSIFATNNTSCRQENGSDGTPGVNGMGCQRDDTPSMLVSKKSTGSEHDGLRRRVTSKFFEQNGIDAQ, from the exons ATGctgggcggaggtggaggcggaggcggcggcgcgggcctgGGACTCGACCTCTCGGCGGTGATTCAGGCGGCGTTCGTCGGGCTCGTGCTCTTCTccgcggccgtcgtcgccgtgcGCCGTGCCGCCTCGCGCTACTtcgtcgtcgacgccgcggGGTTCGCCGCCTCCTACGacgatcaccaccaccaccaccacagcttGCCCGACTACCCGATGTCGCCCAAGGGGAGGCGGCAGGAGGAGGGGCCCGCCGCCGGGGAGGTCTCCGGGTCCGGGCCCTGCGCCGCGTGCGGCGTCGTCACCTCCAAGAAGTGCTCCCGGTGCAAGCGCGTGCGGTACTG TTCTCAAGAATGTCAGACAAAGCATTGGGAAGCTGGTCATAAATCCAAGTGCAAACCGATGAATGCTGACAAGTTATCCCGTGGAGTTGAGGCCAACAGCAAGAAATCATCAGGTTTTGGTCGCATCTCATTGGTGCCCACcagtaaaaaaataaagaag GGTCAGCTACTCTTTTCTTATGATGAATTTTTAAAGCTGTACAATTGGAAGGACTTCGATTACATACCTTGTGGGCTTATGAATTGTGGCAACAG TTGCTTTGCTAACGTGGTTTTACAATGTCTCTCATGCACGAGACCACTTGTGGCCTATCTTTTAGGAAAAGACCATAGCAGGGAAT GTTCTACGAAACATGAAGAttggtgtttcttgtgtgagcTCCAATTTCATATTCAAAGAGCTAGTGAAAGTATACACCCATTTTCTCCTATGAACATTCTTTCTCATCTGCCAAATATTGGTGGCAATCTGGGCTATGGCAGGCAAGAGGATGCTCATGAATTCATGAG GTTTGCAATTGATAAGATGCAATCTGCTTGTCTTGATGAATATGGAGGTGAGAAGGCTGTAGATCTTAGCACCCAAGAGACAACCATAATTCAGCACATATTTGGTGGGCGTCTGCAGTCACAG GTTCAATGTACCGCATGCGGAATGGTCTCAAACCGTTATGACAATATGATGGACTTGACAGTTGAAATTCAAGGTGATGCTGAATCCTTGGAAAAGTGCTTGGATCAGTTTACTGCTGTCGAGTGGCTTGATGGAGATAATAAGTATAAATGTGATGG ATGCAATGACTATGTGAAAGCACGGAAGCATCTTTCAGTTCATCAAGCTCCAAATATACTCACTATCACTCTCAAAAGATTTCAG AGTGGTAGATTTGGGAAACTGAACAAGAGAGTTACATTCCCTATGGAGTTAGATCTAACACCATACATGAGTAGTACTGATGGAAGTGACCTTTATGATCTCTATGCTGTCGTTGTTCATCTGGATATGCTGAATGCGTCATTTTTTGGCCATTACATATGTTACATCAAAGGTTCTCGAGGAAATTGGTATAAAATCGATGATTGCAAG GTTATGACTGTTGATGAGGAGGAAGTACATGCTCAAGGTGCTTATATGCTTCTATATAGCAG GAGAACTGCTCGTCCCAGGCCACTTGCTACAGTTGAGGAACCAGTGAAACAGCAACAACAGTGCAAAGTGCTCCCTTTAAATGGACAAAACCATATGATACCAGAGGATGCAACATTAAACTGTGAATCACCTTTGGAGTCTTCAGTAGATCTGTTACAACAGGATTCTGAATCCAATAATAAATCTTTGCATAAAATGGATATCAAGGACCAGGAATCAGACTTGGATCTACATACAAGCATTGAGGCTGAGAAATTCGTTAGCACTGAAGTAGATTTGCTAGGTTCACCAGTATCAGATGTTCTTGAAGATACTAGAGTTCCATGTTCTCCATTGGAAGCCTCTACTTCCTTGAGATCTGTGCCACTTAGCCCTCCGGTTGAAGGTGGTCCTACTACCATGAGCTCTGTGGAATTTGGCAATTCCATGAGTGAAGCGTCTTCAGTTCATTCCTTTGCAGAGCAACGTGAGGAGCCCACCTCATGTATTGATTCAGTTGATTATATGGATGTTGATACTGAAGCTGGCACAGAAGTTGAGAGATGTGATGAACAACAACCTGCCTTAGATGGTTCAATCAGAAGGATGGACAATAAAACATCAGTCCCAATCTTATCAAATGGGATGGCAGTAAAACCAAAATCAACATTTGCTCTTGGTTTCCTTGATAAGCCCTCAAGAAAGAGGTCTTCCTTTGCCGAAGAGGATCACGTTGATGGCAATAGTGCTGGTTCCTCTCGAAAGTTAAATGGCCATTGCAATGAATATCTCAGCGGCTCAGACCAAGGAGTTCTTCCCGATTCCTATGGCAACAGCCCGTCATCAAGAAGTGAAAAGTGCAATGGAGATATTTTGGCAAAATCCAGTAATGGCAATTACTGCACGGTCAATAGTGATACACGATCTAGCAATAGCTCTTTGCATGCAGACAGGCGAGATGTGCCTTTAGTTTCTCATGGTTTTGAGCCAAGATCTTACAGTGAACCATCAAGCATCAACAAAAACTGCAGTAGTACAAGCAGTGGGAAACCATCAAAAGCTTCCCAAGGGGATCTGTCATTCTTACCCAGGGGCTTCCTCGCAAGGCCGCCTTCTAGAGGAAATTCAGTCAAAGTAGATGATCGTTTGCCGTTTGGTAATGGTACATCATCATCCTTTGAGAATGGCAACAGCAAGCCAAGTAATAACATCAGGGAATCTGTCATCCTAGGCACAAGCTCTGACCATGTAATGGTGCAAAAATCTAATGGTGCTGCTGTAGTGCCTGACCATGTAGAAGAAAGGTGTTCAGATTGCACAATAAATGGCTCTTTGTTCCAAGTAAGAGCAGCTACTGACCACCTTGATGAAAATAGCCATTCAATTTTTGCCACCAATAATACCAGTTGTCGGCAAGAAAATGGCAGTGATGGAACCCCCGGTGTGAATGGCATGGGTTGCCAAAGGGATGACACACCTTCCATGTTGGTCTCCAAGAAAAGCACGGGATCTGAGCATGATGGATTGCGACGACGAGTAACCTCAAAATTTTTTGAGCAGAATGGTATTGATGCCCAATAG
- the LOC140222513 gene encoding protein transport protein Sec61 subunit gamma-like: MDAIDSVVDPLRDFAKDSVRLVKRCHKPDRKEFTKVAARTAIGFVVMGFVGFFVKLIFIPINNIIVGSG, encoded by the exons ATGGACGCGATCGACTCGGTGGTGGATCCCCTCCGCGACTTCGCCAAGGACAGCGTCCGCCTCGTCAAGCGCTGCCACAAGCCCGACCGCAAGG AGTTCACCAAGGtggcggcgcggacggcgaTCGGGTTCGTCGTCATGggcttcgtcggcttcttcGTCAAGCTCATCTTCATCCCCATCAACAATATCATCGTCGGTTCCGGCTAG
- the LOC117853077 gene encoding uncharacterized protein yields the protein MFSAPGNNSLALAAPRPGMELANVQQHPNQALGPGGKQRTSSLEAPIMLLTGHQSAIYCMKFNPAGTVIASGSHDKDIFLWYVHGECKNFMVLRGHKNAILDLQWTTDGTQIISASPDKTVRVWDVETGKQVKKMAEHSSFVNSCCPARKWPPLVVSGSDDGTAKLWDLRQRGAIQTLPDKYQITAVSFSEAADKVFTGGLDNDVKWWDLRKNEVTEYLKGHQDMITGMQLSPDGSYLLTNAMDNELKIWDLRPYAPENRNIKTLTGHQHNFEKNLLKCSWSPDNRKVTAGSADRMVYIWDTTSRRILYKLPGHNGSVNETAFHPTEPIIGSCGSDKQIYLGEL from the coding sequence ATGTTCTCTGCTCCAGGCAACAATTCTTTGGCTCTTGCAGCCCCAAGGCCAGGGATGGAGCTGGCTAATGTTCAACAGCATCCAAATCAGGCCCTTGGGCCTGGTGGAAAGCAACGCACATCCAGTCTGGAGGCACCAATAATGCTACTTACAGGCCACCAGAGTGCTATCTACTGCATGAAGTTCAACCCTGCTGGAACCGTGATAGCATCAGGTTCCCATGACAAGGATATCTTCTTATGGTATGTCCACGGTGAGTGCAAGAACTTCATGGTACTGAGAGGGCACAAGAATGCTATTCTTGACCTTCAGTGGACTACCGATGGGACCCAGATAATCTCCGCAAGTCCTGACAAGACTGTGAGGGTGTGGGATGTTGAGACTGGCAAGCAAGTTAAGAAGATGGCTGAGCACTCGTCGTTTGTCAACTCATGTTGCCCAGCACGCAAGTGGCCGCCTCTTGTTGTGAGCGGTTCAGATGACGGTACTGCAAAGCTGTGGGACTTGCGTCAGAGAGGTGCAATTCAAACTCTCCCTGACAAATACCAGATCACAGCCGTTAGCTTCTCGGAGGCAGCAGATAAGGTATTCACCGGTGGCCTGGACAATGACGTCAAGTGGTGGGATCTTCGCAAGAATGAAGTGACAGAGTATCTCAAAGGACATCAGGACATGATCACTGGAATGCAGCTTAGTCCTGATGGCTCTTACCTCCTGACCAACGCAATGGACAATGAGCTCAAGATCTGGGATCTGCGCCCTTACGCTCCAGAGAACCGGAACATCAAGACCCTTACAGGCCACCAGCACAACTTTGAGAAGAACCTGTTGAAGTGCAGCTGGTCACCAGATAACCGCAAGGTCACTGCTGGGAGCGCTGACCGCATGGTCTACATCTGGGACACGACATCGAGGCGGATCCTGTACAAGCTTCCTGGGCACAACGGTTCGGTCAACGAGACTGCTTTCCACCCCACCGAGCCGATCATTGGGTCCTGCGGCAGCGACAAGCAGATCTACCTTGGGGAACTTTAA
- the LOC117853076 gene encoding G-type lectin S-receptor-like serine/threonine-protein kinase LECRK1 gives MVMASPCRGALCLALCLLVLPRQQRSPAAAAQSTNLAAGAALAPPGYITSPSGVFAFGFRALDSDPTQFILATWLRLADGAANGSSSSSPAPPPQSVVWFAKKADTGATPLATARSALSVTPAGQLALEDGANGSNTVLWSPPVNSSAKRASVLALLDSGDLRLLADGGGVLWRSFEHPRDTLLSDQSVAWDAGATGKLVSKRADAEFTTGRFSLGVQADDNVVLYVDLLVGNDPTNAYWQAYTNGGGGGGTVVSFDEPGRLYYTLRNGTVQNLAPPIPSSTVGKYYQFARMDPDGIVRVYVRPKNARGGNASWTISGAFPSNGCSRRTSNLQGMCGPGSYCVETKDRLSCECPSGYTHIDPQHRDTGCAPEFPPPSCGGEDYDDPSAFALVEMPNTTWETSLHYKKLAPATEEQCRDYCLNDCFCAAALITGGTKCVEMAALTNGRQASDAATKALIKVRTTKPPAAAAASGTRAVLHYRMITGCLAFLSLAAIGGLLAQHHINKKNTARQRLLGVRAFSWKELYRATNGFEKLLGRGSFGKVYQGELRSPRTTTATQHIAVKRLVPSNEYSEREFANEVQSLGQIHHRNLVGMLGYCKEGRHRMLVLEFMPGGSLRGALFKPGAARRPPWRWRAEAALGVARGIEYLHDGCASPIIHCDIKPDNILLDGEGVPRITDFGISKLLGGERVHATVTNVRGTRGYIAPEWLRGEARVDTKADVYSFGVVLLEMVCCRRCQEPVPDARGAGDETVTLFGWAGQLVGARRTEMMLGGDDDDAGEDLGRVERYARVAFWCMEPNPALRPTMHQVVQMLEGAVEAEVLPDPPGCYLESSPLIPIAEKKE, from the coding sequence ATGGTCATGGCATCACCATGTCGAGGGGCTCTCTGCCTCGCTCTCTGCCTTCTCGTCCTACCGCGCCAGCagcgctcgccggcggccgcggcgcagaGCACCAAcctggcggccggggcggccctGGCGCCGCCGGGGTACATCACCAGCCCGTCGGGCGTCTTCGCGTTCGGCTTCCGCGCGCTCGACTCCGACCCCACGCAGTTCATCCTCGCCACGTggctccgcctcgccgacggcgccgccaacggcagcagcagctcctcccccgccccgccgccgcagtccGTGGTGTGGTTCGCCAAGAAGGCGGACACCGGCGCGACGCCGCTCGCCACGGCGCGGTCCGCGCTCAGCGTCACGCCGGCCGGGCAGCTCGCGCTCGAGGACGGCGCCAACGGGAGCAACACCGTGCTGTGGTCACCGCCCGTAAACTCCAGCGCGAAGCGCGCGTCGGTCCTCGCGCTGCTCGACTCCGGCGACCTCCGGCTCctcgcggacggcggcggcgtgctgtgGCGGAGCTTCGAGCACCCGAGGGACACGCTCCTGTCGGACCAGTCCGTCGCCTGGGACGCCGGCGCCACCGGGAAGCTCGTGTCCAAGCGCGCCGACGCGGAGTTCACCACCGGGCGGTTCAGCCTCGGCGTCCAGGCGGACGACAACGTCGTCCTATACGTGGACCTCCTCGTCGGCAACGACCCAACAAACGCGTACTGGCAGGCGTAcaccaacggcggcggcggcggcggcacggtcgTCTCCTTCGACGAGCCCGGCCGCCTGTACTACACCCTCCGCAACGGCACCGTCCAGAACCTCGCCCCGCCCATACCCAGCTCCACCGTCGGCAAGTATTACCAGTTCGCGAGGATGGACCCCGACGGCATCGTCCGTGTCTACGTCCGACCGAAGAACGCCAGAGGCGGGAACGCGTCGTGGACCATCTCCGGCGCGTTCCCCAGCAACGGCTGCAGCCGGAGGACCTCCAACCTGCAGGGCATGTGCGGGCCGGGGTCTTACTGCGTCGAGACCAAGGACCGGCTCAGCTGCGAGTGCCCGAGCGGGTACACCCACATCGACCCGCAGCACCGGGACACCGGCTGCGCGCCGGAATTCCCGCCGCCAAGCTGCGGCGGGGAGGACTACGACGACCCGTCCGCGTTCGCGCTTGTCGAGATGCCCAACACCACCTGGGAGACGTCATTGCACTACAAGAAGCTCGCGCCAGCCACGGAGGAGCAGTGCCGGGACTACTGCCTCAACGACTGCTTCTGCGCCGCCGCGCTGATCACCGGCGGCACAAAGTGCGTCGAGATGGCAGCGCTGACGAACGGCCGGCAGGCGAGCGACGCCGCGACCAAGGCGCTGATCAAGGTGAGGACGACCaagcctcccgccgccgccgccgcgtcgggaaCGCGAGCCGTACTGCACTACAGGATGATCACCGGCTGCTTGGCGTTCCTATCGCTGGCAGCCATCGGCGGGCTCCTGGCGCAGCACCACATCAACAAGAAGAACACGGCGAGGCAGCGGCTGCTGGGCGTCAGAGCCTTCAGCTGGAAGGAGCTCTACCGTGCCACCAACGGCTTTGAGAAGCTTCTGGGCAGAGGAAGCTTCGGCAAGGTGTACCAGGGCGAGCTGAGATCTCcccggacgacgacggcgacgcagCACATCGCGGTGAAGAGGCTCGTCCCCTCGAACGAGTACAGCGAGCGTGAGTTCGCGAACGAGGTGCAGTCTCTGGGGCAGATCCACCATCGAAACCTCGTCGGCATGCTCGGGTACTGCAAGGAAGGCCGGCACCGGATGCTGGTGCTGGAGTTCATGCCGGGAGGCTCGCTCCGCGGCGCGCTCTTCAagcccggcgcggcgcggcggccgccgtggcggtggcgcgCCGAGGCCGCGCTCGGCGTCGCCCGTGGGATCGAGTACCTCCACGACGGGTGCGCGTCCCCGATCATCCACTGCGACATCAAGCCCGacaacatcctcctcgacggCGAGGGCGTCCCCCGGATCACCGATTTCGGCATCTCCAAGCTCCTCGGCGGGGAGCGGGTGCACGCGACGGTGACGAACGTGAGGGGGACCAGGGGGTACATCGCGCCGGAGTGGCTCCGCGGCGAGGCGCGCGTGGACACCAAGgccgacgtgtacagcttcggcgtcgtgCTTCTGGAGATGGTCTGCTGCCGGAGGTGCCAGGAGCCGGTGCCGGACGCGCGGGGCGCAGGGGACGAGACGGTGACGCTGTTCGGGTGGGCGGGGCAGCTGGTGGGCGCGCGGAGGACCGAGATGATGCTTgggggcgacgacgacgacgccggggaGGATTTGGGGAGGGTGGAGAGGTACGCGCGCGTGGCGTTCTGGTGCATGGAGCCCAACCCGGCGCTCCGGCCGACCATGCACCAGGTGGTGCAGATGCTGGAGGGCGCAGTGGAGGCTGAGGTGTTGCCGGACCCTCCCGGTTGTTACCTGGAGTCCTCGCCGTTGATTCCGATCGCTGAAAAGAAAGAATGA
- the LOC117851481 gene encoding transcription factor IBH1-like 1: MRGPSSASKGAMAFKRDLLKNLLLGLRARADACSFDAMSIQERRRAVKCSADVAMAAARGAAAGGGRARWPKAILAAAAAAGAVSSGSSSPGACKARRSRCRRVVRRCVGAKRMRRGCCAAAGSSAAAAVVTSSDVARRLVRRRTMALRKVIPGGSGARDEAALLREAMDYVVHLRAQVDVLRRVSAAVQRARDPPPSGILLKVWENHIVIPASSEDGEEMCISKKIMA; encoded by the exons ATGCGAGGCCCTAGCAGCGCGAGCAAAGGCGCCATGGCGTTCAAGCGAGACCTGCTCAAGAACCTGCTCCTGGGCCTCCGGGCGCGCGCGGATGCGTGCTCCTTCGACGCCATGAGCATCCAGGAGCGGAGGCGCGCCGTCAAGTGCTCCGCCGAcgtggccatggcggcggcgcgcggcgcggcggccggcggcggacgcgcgAGGTGGCCCAAGGccatcctggcggcggcggcggcggcgggtgcagtctcttccggcagcagcagccccggCGCTTGCAAGGCGAGGAGGAGTAGGTGCAGGAGGGTGGTGAGGAGGTGCGTCGGCgcgaagaggatgaggagagggtgctgcgctgctgctggtagtagtgcggcggcggcggtggtgacgaGCAGCGACGTCGCGAGGAGGCtggtgaggaggaggaccaTGGCGCTCAGGAAGGTGATTCCCGGAGGGAGCGGCGCCAGGGACGAGGCCGCGCTGCTCCGTGAGGCCATGGACTACGTCGTCCACCTGCGCGCCCAGGTCGACGTGCTCCGCCGCGTCTCGGCGGCCGTGCAGAGAGCCAGAGATCCACCTCCCTCCG GGATCCTGCTCAAAGTATGGGAGAATCATATAGTGATTCCTGCTTCATCAGAAGATGGAGAAGAAATGTGCATTTCAAAAAAGATCATGGCCTGA